In the Variovorax sp. S12S4 genome, one interval contains:
- a CDS encoding MATE family efflux transporter: MTGERGLIARHAGTVLVGQLAVMAFGVTDTIVAGRYAESALAALSVGAAVFISVFVSLMGVLQALLPVWAELHGADRRSEVGRSVRQSLYLSAITIAIGMVVLLFPGAVLRWTQVPPDMRAGVEAYLAVLAFALPPALLFRLFSTLNQSLGKPQVVTWLQLGSLFVKLPLSIWFTFGGAGLPAMGLVGCAWATLCVNWAMLACAAWLLRSSSFYKDYRLWERIEAPDWRQIRQFASLGIPGGLAVLVEVTSFTLMALFIARLGTAAAAAHQIASNVLAVAYMVPLSLAIATSARVSFWLGAGHAAKARRACRMGFELTALCALFFAGAMVALRFKLAHVYSDNPAVVAIAAALLLVVAAYHFADALQTLCVFVLRCYRVTLAPLVIYCTLLWGLGLGGSYLLAYRGLGPWPAMQSPLAFWLMGSGALAVTAVLFGALLRWTMRRSLR, from the coding sequence GTGACCGGCGAAAGAGGTCTGATCGCGCGGCACGCCGGCACGGTGCTGGTCGGCCAGCTGGCCGTGATGGCATTCGGCGTGACCGACACCATCGTGGCCGGGCGCTATGCCGAAAGCGCCCTCGCCGCGCTGTCGGTGGGCGCGGCCGTCTTCATCAGCGTGTTCGTCTCGCTGATGGGCGTGCTGCAGGCGCTGCTGCCGGTGTGGGCCGAACTGCACGGCGCCGACCGCAGGAGCGAAGTCGGCCGCTCGGTGCGGCAGTCGCTTTACCTGAGCGCCATCACCATCGCGATCGGCATGGTGGTGCTGCTTTTCCCTGGCGCGGTGTTGCGCTGGACCCAGGTGCCTCCCGACATGCGTGCCGGCGTGGAGGCGTACCTGGCAGTGCTGGCCTTTGCGCTGCCGCCTGCCCTGCTCTTCCGCTTGTTCAGCACGCTGAACCAGAGCCTCGGCAAGCCGCAGGTCGTCACCTGGCTGCAGCTCGGCTCGCTGTTCGTGAAGCTTCCTCTGTCGATCTGGTTCACCTTCGGCGGCGCGGGCCTGCCGGCCATGGGCCTGGTGGGCTGCGCCTGGGCCACGCTGTGCGTGAACTGGGCGATGCTGGCCTGTGCGGCATGGCTCCTGCGCAGCAGCTCGTTCTACAAGGACTACCGGCTCTGGGAACGCATCGAGGCACCCGACTGGCGGCAGATCCGCCAGTTTGCAAGCCTTGGCATTCCCGGGGGTTTGGCGGTGCTGGTGGAGGTGACTTCGTTCACCTTGATGGCGCTGTTCATCGCTCGGCTCGGCACGGCCGCGGCAGCAGCACACCAGATTGCCTCCAACGTGCTGGCGGTGGCCTACATGGTGCCTCTTTCATTGGCCATTGCCACCAGCGCGCGCGTGAGCTTCTGGCTCGGTGCCGGCCATGCGGCCAAGGCGCGCCGCGCCTGCCGCATGGGGTTTGAGCTCACCGCCCTCTGCGCGCTGTTCTTCGCGGGGGCCATGGTGGCCCTGCGCTTCAAGCTGGCCCACGTGTATTCGGACAACCCGGCCGTGGTGGCAATTGCCGCGGCGTTGCTGCTGGTGGTGGCGGCCTACCACTTTGCCGACGCGCTGCAGACGCTGTGCGTGTTCGTGCTGCGCTGCTACCGCGTCACGCTGGCGCCGCTCGTCATCTATTGCACGCTGCTGTGGGGGCTGGGCCTTGGCGGCAGCTATCTGCTGGCCTACCGCGGCCTGGGGCCCTGGCCCGCGATGCAGTCGCCGCTGGCGTTCTGGCTCATGGGCTCGGGCGCGCTCGCGGTCACTGCCGTGCTGTTCGGCGCCCTGCTGCGGTGGACGATGCGGCGTTCACTTCGCTAG